The following proteins are encoded in a genomic region of Corythoichthys intestinalis isolate RoL2023-P3 chromosome 5, ASM3026506v1, whole genome shotgun sequence:
- the tmem170a gene encoding transmembrane protein 170A, which yields MGQSSENDLLQQLLEMNLVPRKNGTHRYNDTSLADFSEMWYGVFLWAAVSSLIFHLPASLLSFVALRQHKMARFMPIAILLMGIVGPVGGGVLTSAAIAGVYKAAGKKMISLEALFFGVGQSFLILVISFLRVLATL from the exons ATGGGCCAATCTAGCGAAAATGACCTTCTCCAGCAACTACTCGAGATGAATTTAGTGCCAAGAAAAAATGGTACACACAGATACAACGACACATCTCTTGCTGATTTCTCAG AAATGTGGTATGGGGTTTTTCTATGGGCAGCCGTCTCCTCTCTGATCTTCCACCTGCCGGCATCTTTGCTCTCGTTCGTTGcacttagacagcacaaaatggCCCGATTCATGCCCATCGCCATCCTCTTAATGGGCATCGTTGGACCTGTGGGTGGAGGCGTACTCACCA GTGCAGCCATAGCAGGCGTTTACAAGGCAGCTGGGAAGAAGATGATCTCTCTGGAGGCTTTATTTTTTGGTGTTGGACAGTCCTTCCTGATCCTCGTTATTTCATTCCTTCGAGTGCTTGCCACACTTTAG